One stretch of Anas acuta chromosome W, bAnaAcu1.1, whole genome shotgun sequence DNA includes these proteins:
- the LOC137846847 gene encoding olfactory receptor 14C36-like, producing the protein MPNISSVSEFLLLAFADTRELQLLHFALFLGIYLAALLGNGLILSAVACHHRLHTPMYFFLLNLALLDLGCISTTLPKAMAISLWDTRAISYQGCAAQVFFIAFFIGAEYSLLTVMAYDRYVAICKPLHYGSLLGSRACAHMAAAAWGSGFFHGVLHTANTFSLPLCHGNAVDQFFCEIPHILKLSCSDAYLREAGLLVVSACLAFGCFAFIVLSYVQIFRAVLRMPFEQGRHKAFSTCLPHLAVVSLFLSTGIFAYLKPKSISSPSLDLLVSLLYSVVPPAVNPLIYSMRNQELKQAVRKLVNRCWLRFIL; encoded by the coding sequence atgcccaacatcagctctgtgagcgagttcctgctgctggcatttgcagacacacgcgagctgcagctcctgcacttcgcgctcttcctgggcatctacctggctgccctcctgggcaacggcctcatcctcagtgccgtagcctgccaccaccgcctgcacacccccatgtacttcttcctcctcaacctcgccctcctcgacctgggctgcatctccaccactctgcccaaagccatggccatatccctctgggacaccagggccatctcctatcaaggctgtgctgctcaggtctTCTTTATAGCCTTCTTCAttggagcagagtattcccttctcactgtcatggcctacgaccgctacgttgccatctgcaagcccctgcactacgggagcctcctgggcagcagagcttgtgcccacatggcagcagctgcctggggcagtggctttttCCATGgtgtcctgcacacggccaacacattttccctgcccctctgccacggcaatgctgtggaccagttcttctgtgaaatcccccacatcctcaagctctcctgctcagatgcttATCTCAGGGAAGCTGGTCTTCTAGTCGTTAGTGCATGTTTAGCATTTGGTTGTTTTGCAttcattgtgctgtcctatgttcagatcttcagggcagtgctgaggatgcccttTGAacagggccggcacaaagccttctccacgtgcctccctcacctggctgtggtctcgCTTTTTCTCAGCACTGGCAtttttgcctacctgaagcctaAATcaatctcttccccatccctggatcTGCTGGTGTCACTTCTGTACTCAGTAgtacctccagcagtgaaccccctcatttacagcatgaggaaccaggagctcaaacAGGCAGTGAGGAAACT